A window from Desulfurella sp. encodes these proteins:
- a CDS encoding class I SAM-dependent methyltransferase — translation MSKYASFVNIAENVFKDIYPQIAQNIFELFKKQSGTVVEIGCGSAILSRNLYNFGNFQIFAVDLEFDMAFSAKQFIEKENKKTILPIVSNVEALPFSSNFADLIISRGSMFFWENKVKGFREIYRVLKKGGITYIGGGFGNKDLKEKIFKIMSEKNPNWHNQVKERLKQTNPEVIKNIMNNSNIKTYSIINDESGFWIIITKEQKL, via the coding sequence ATGAGTAAATATGCAAGCTTTGTCAATATAGCAGAAAATGTCTTTAAGGATATATACCCACAAATAGCCCAAAACATATTTGAACTGTTTAAAAAACAAAGTGGTACTGTAGTAGAAATTGGCTGTGGAAGCGCTATTTTATCCAGAAATCTATATAATTTTGGAAATTTTCAAATTTTTGCTGTTGACTTAGAGTTTGATATGGCATTTAGTGCAAAACAATTCATCGAAAAAGAAAACAAAAAAACTATCTTGCCAATTGTTTCAAACGTAGAAGCCCTACCGTTTAGCAGCAACTTTGCCGATTTAATTATAAGCAGGGGTTCAATGTTTTTTTGGGAAAACAAAGTTAAAGGCTTCAGAGAAATCTATAGAGTTTTAAAAAAAGGTGGCATAACATACATTGGTGGTGGCTTTGGTAATAAAGACCTGAAAGAAAAAATATTTAAGATTATGTCAGAGAAAAATCCAAACTGGCACAATCAGGTTAAAGAACGCCTTAAACAGACTAACCCTGAAGTAATAAAAAATATAATGAACAACTCAAATATTAAAACTTATTCAATCATAAATGATGAAAGTGGTTTCTGGATAATCATAACAAAGGAGCAAAAGTTGTGA
- a CDS encoding ABC transporter ATP-binding protein translates to MIEAKDLNFSYDVDILKNIAFSISESSICTIIGPNGSGKSTLLKILDKLLKPKKGTVLIENENLEKLSIKNVAKKIAYLAQENEVSFSFSVFDVVLTGRAHNVGMLSQPSKEDIKIAKKAISLVGLQNLINKPFTQLSGGQKRLVLIAQALAQEAKILLFDEPTNHLDFSNQYAILNLIKNLIKKHNLTAIITLHDPNLAAWISDVVIMIKNGSLLKFGSVKSIMNAQNLSELYEIKITVINNNGKLFITPLEFI, encoded by the coding sequence ATGATAGAAGCAAAAGATTTAAATTTCTCTTATGATGTAGATATATTAAAAAATATAGCTTTTAGCATAAGTGAATCTTCAATATGTACAATAATTGGACCAAACGGTTCCGGTAAAAGTACACTATTAAAAATATTGGACAAATTATTAAAACCAAAAAAGGGCACTGTTTTAATAGAAAATGAAAACTTAGAAAAATTAAGTATTAAAAATGTTGCAAAAAAAATTGCCTACCTTGCCCAAGAAAATGAAGTTTCTTTTTCTTTTAGCGTTTTCGATGTAGTTTTAACAGGAAGAGCCCATAATGTGGGCATGTTAAGCCAACCTTCAAAAGAAGATATCAAGATTGCCAAAAAAGCAATATCACTCGTTGGTTTGCAAAACCTTATTAACAAGCCTTTTACACAATTAAGCGGTGGTCAAAAAAGGCTTGTTTTAATAGCACAAGCTCTCGCGCAAGAAGCTAAAATTTTGCTTTTTGATGAACCAACGAATCATTTAGATTTTTCAAACCAATACGCTATATTAAATCTCATAAAAAATCTCATAAAAAAACACAATTTAACAGCAATAATAACGCTTCACGATCCGAACCTTGCTGCATGGATTTCTGATGTTGTAATAATGATAAAAAATGGCTCTTTGCTTAAATTTGGTTCTGTAAAATCTATAATGAACGCCCAAAATTTAAGTGAGCTATACGAAATAAAAATTACAGTTATAAATAACAACGGCAAGCTATTCATAACGCCATTGGAGTTTATATGA
- a CDS encoding iron ABC transporter permease — protein MKNTILIVLSFVVILVSLGVGPYKIAPIDVVKCFFNPKASIDSTIVLDIRLPRVLFAYFVGAGLSAAGSAYQAMFKNPLVSPDILGVSGGAAFGAALAILTLNHFYFIEIFAFVFGTIAVYIAFFLAKSKQELPVLNLVISGIIVGSFFTALLGIIKYLADPNNQLPQIVFWLMGSFANVSFSAWGAFIIIGICVVFLYLLRWQLNIAAFGDDEAKSLGVNIINLRKIIILLSTLTTAASVAVVGIIGWVGLIIPHISRLISGSDNRNVMPTSIFVGGIFMVIIDDLARSLISGEIPVGILTSLLGAPFFAWLYKKQKRL, from the coding sequence TTGAAAAACACTATTTTAATTGTTTTATCATTTGTTGTTATTCTTGTATCTTTAGGTGTTGGACCATACAAAATTGCACCCATTGATGTGGTTAAGTGTTTTTTTAATCCTAAGGCATCAATTGACTCAACAATTGTATTAGATATAAGATTGCCCAGAGTGTTATTTGCATATTTTGTTGGTGCTGGGCTTAGCGCAGCTGGAAGTGCATATCAGGCTATGTTTAAAAACCCTCTTGTCTCGCCCGACATTTTGGGTGTATCAGGCGGTGCTGCTTTTGGCGCCGCTTTAGCTATACTTACACTAAATCATTTTTACTTTATTGAAATTTTTGCTTTTGTGTTTGGAACAATAGCAGTTTATATAGCATTTTTTCTTGCAAAATCAAAGCAAGAGTTACCTGTGTTAAATCTTGTGATATCGGGAATTATTGTTGGTTCTTTCTTTACTGCACTTTTGGGTATTATAAAGTATCTTGCTGATCCGAATAATCAATTGCCCCAGATCGTTTTCTGGTTAATGGGTAGCTTTGCAAATGTAAGCTTTAGCGCATGGGGTGCATTTATTATAATTGGCATATGCGTAGTTTTTTTATACCTTTTGAGATGGCAATTAAATATTGCAGCTTTTGGCGACGATGAAGCAAAATCTTTAGGTGTAAATATAATAAATTTAAGAAAAATAATCATACTCTTGTCAACTCTAACAACAGCAGCAAGTGTAGCTGTTGTTGGCATAATAGGTTGGGTTGGGCTTATTATACCACACATTTCACGCTTGATTTCTGGCAGTGATAATAGAAATGTCATGCCCACAAGCATTTTTGTTGGTGGCATATTTATGGTAATTATAGATGATCTAGCACGCAGTTTAATTTCTGGAGAAATACCTGTTGGAATTTTAACATCGCTTTTGGGTGCTCCATTTTTTGCATGGCTTTATAAAAAACAAAAACGCTTATGA
- a CDS encoding ABC transporter substrate-binding protein: protein MKKIFVVLFALLVFLPSAWSKTITVYNFGKKIEIKNPDRFVVLFPQALPFVFMINASDGLVGYPGMGRNAVPYFSGQLILKKMPDFLKKVVDVGYPFGPSIEKIIALKPGFIVNVNMQADNEQFEKLGIPVIGFSACFGNLNDLYQSINSLGEATNHVKDAQKLIFYYKHTVEYVESHLNGIKEKPKVLYLSYQGPKGNKLTSGGQFDTLVNDIIQKAGGISVSRNVKGKFGQISKEDILKWQPDFILLGSGNKKTIQNIYADKDLRYVAAIIHKRVYLVPQDGGSLYSNWFAPEKAPLGLLWCAKLLHPQRFKSLNLKSQADYYYKTFWNINPDEIHIIGLKN, encoded by the coding sequence ATGAAAAAAATTTTTGTAGTTTTATTTGCCCTGTTGGTTTTTTTGCCAAGTGCCTGGTCTAAAACAATTACAGTATACAATTTTGGGAAAAAAATTGAAATTAAAAATCCAGATCGTTTTGTTGTGCTTTTTCCACAGGCTTTACCTTTTGTTTTTATGATTAATGCTTCAGATGGTCTTGTAGGGTACCCAGGCATGGGCAGAAATGCTGTGCCTTATTTTAGTGGTCAACTTATTTTAAAGAAAATGCCAGATTTTTTGAAAAAAGTTGTTGACGTTGGTTATCCTTTTGGTCCAAGCATTGAAAAAATAATTGCTCTAAAACCTGGTTTTATTGTTAATGTAAATATGCAAGCAGACAACGAACAATTTGAAAAATTGGGCATACCTGTTATTGGCTTTAGCGCTTGCTTTGGAAATTTAAACGACTTGTATCAAAGCATAAATAGTCTAGGTGAGGCTACAAATCATGTTAAAGATGCCCAAAAGTTAATTTTCTATTATAAACATACAGTAGAATATGTAGAAAGTCATCTAAATGGCATAAAAGAAAAACCAAAAGTATTATATTTGAGTTATCAAGGGCCTAAAGGCAACAAACTAACCTCTGGTGGACAATTTGATACACTAGTTAATGATATTATACAAAAAGCTGGTGGTATAAGTGTATCTAGAAATGTAAAGGGTAAATTTGGCCAAATATCAAAAGAAGATATCCTGAAGTGGCAACCAGACTTTATACTACTTGGCAGTGGAAATAAAAAAACAATTCAAAACATATACGCCGACAAAGATTTACGCTATGTAGCTGCTATCATTCACAAAAGAGTGTATTTGGTACCGCAGGATGGTGGAAGTCTCTACTCAAACTGGTTTGCTCCAGAAAAAGCACCTCTTGGTCTTCTCTGGTGCGCAAAACTTTTGCATCCACAACGTTTTAAATCTCTTAACCTCAAATCACAAGCAGATTATTATTATAAAACTTTCTGGAATATAAACCCCGATGAAATTCACATTATAGGACTAAAAAATTGA